The following proteins are co-located in the Phragmites australis chromosome 10, lpPhrAust1.1, whole genome shotgun sequence genome:
- the LOC133883240 gene encoding AAA-ATPase At3g28580-like: MEMVLDWRSVGSLIATVMVFRTAVRDFLPPEAELYLRRFLAWVAAAFRRPTGTILIDEADGASGGANDLYDAAQLYLGARCLAKAPTVRLHKPRQAQRPVASLPDSHTTNDTFQGVRVKWTSTARTVERGGPGGGYNPYNMFGRGGGGGGGGGGNDQRSLMLQFPRQHRDLIHNHYIPHLIDEATKMRLKSRERRLYTNRATGPGDDHHRLWTSHAFSHPSTFDTLAVDPDLREEIRADLLRFAARREHYARVGRAWKRGYLLHGPPGTGKTSLVAAIANLLEFDVYDLELTTVPTNSHLRRLLVSTTPKSVVVVEDIDCSLDLSDRNKKKKGGTNATDEETAQLAMLSPAAAMAMAAVGRESISLSGVLNFVDGLWSSCVGERLMVFTTNHPERLDPALLRPGRMDRKIELGYCSPAALRVLAKNYLGVGDEGPEDDDDDPDRVNNLMAEAEGLLAAAEVRITPADIAEVFMGCDGAGAAAALKKLVDELRRRRDAAPATPPEAWTEDTTD, translated from the coding sequence ATGGAGATGGTCCTGGACTGGCGCTCGGTGGGCTCCCTGATCGCGACCGTCATGGTGTTCCGCACCGCCGTGCGGGACTTCCTTCCGCCGGAGGCCGAGCTGTACCTGCGCCGCTTCCTCGCGTGGGTCGCCGCCGCGTTCCGGAGGCCCACGGGCACCATCCTCATCGACGAGGCCGACGGCGCCAGCGGCGGCGCCAACGACCTCTACGACGCCGCGCAGCTCTACCTCGGCGCGCGCTGCCTCGCCAAGGCGCCCACCGTGCGCCTCCACAAGCCGCGACAGGCGCAGCGCCCTGTCGCGTCCCTCCCGGACTCCCATACCACCAACGACACCTTCCAGGGCGTCCGCGTCAAGTGGACCTCCACTGCGCGCACCGTCGAGCGCGGCGGGCCCGGCGGCGGGTACAACCCGTACAACATGTTcggccgcggcggaggcggaggcggaggcggcggcggcaacgacCAGCGCAGCCTCATGCTCCAGTTCCCGCGGCAGCACCGCGACCTCATCCACAACCACTACATCCCCCACCTCATCGACGAGGCCACCAAGATGcggctcaagtcccgggagcgCAGGCTCTACACCAACCGAGCGACCGGGCCTGGCGACGACCACCACCGCCTGTGGACGTCGCACGCCTTCTCGCACCCGTCCACGTTCGACACGCTCGCCGTCGACCCGGACCTCCGTGAGGAGATCCGCGCGGACCTGCTCCGCTTCGCGGCGCGGCGGGAGCACTACGCGCGCGTCGGCCGCGCGTGGAAGCGTGGGTACCTGCTCCACGGCCCGCCTGGCACCGGTAAGACCAGCCTCGTCGCGGCGATCGCCAACCTCCTCGAGTTCGACGTCTACGACCTGGAGCTCACGACGGTGCCCACCAACTCCCACCTTCGGCGCCTGCTCGTGTCCACCACGCCCAAGtcggtcgtcgtcgtcgaggaCATCGACTGTTCCCTGGACCTCTCCGAccgcaacaagaagaagaagggcggCACCAACGCCACCGACGAAGAGACGGCGCAGCTTGCCATGCTCTCACCAGCCGCCGCGATGGCCATGGCAGCGGTGGGGCGGGAATCCATAAGCCTCTCCGGGGTGCTCAACTTCGTGGACGGCCTGTGGTCATCCTGCGTCGGCGAGCGCCTGATGGTGTTCACGACCAACCACCCGGAGCGGCTTGACCCGGCACTTCTCCGCCCGGGCCGCATGGACCGCAAGATCGAGCTCGGCTACTGCTCGCCTGCCGCTCTGCGCGTGCTCGCCAAGAACTACCTCGGCGTGGGCGACGAGGGCCCCgaagacgacgatgacgacCCCGACAGGGTGAACAACCTCATGGCCGAGGCTGAGGGCCTGCTAGCCGCCGCCGAGGTGCGCATCACGCCCGCCGACATCGCGGAGGTGTTCATGGGCTGCGACGgcgcgggcgccgccgccgccctgaAGAAGCTCGTGGACGAGCTGAGGCGGAGGCGGGATGCAGCCCCGGCCACGCCGCCGGAAGCATGGACAGAGGACACGACGGATTAA
- the LOC133931312 gene encoding homeobox-leucine zipper protein HOX18-like, producing the protein MEEEGLSTWLGLGIGNGGGSALRHRIDDGERRSLVQFDVLFPQSVKEGKGRDREQAVNKKAEKGARKRLKITDDGRRHGPSPSDCGDDGGDGATRKKLRVTKEQSTLLEDTFRAHNILSHAQKHELARQVNLSPRQVEVWFQNRRARTKMKQTEVDCELLKRCCESLTGENQRLKHELMELQRSVAAAAAGLYVRFPRAKAMASICPSCDKVTVMSGGETSKSSSYSS; encoded by the exons ATGGAGGAAGAGGGTTTGAGTACATGGCTTGGCCTAGGGATaggcaacggcggcggcagcgctcTGAGGCACCGGATCGACGACGGCGAGCGGAGGTCCTTGGTGCAATTCGACGTGCTGTTCCCGCAGAGTGTCAAGGAAGGGAAGGGACGCGATCGTGAACAAGCGGTGAACAAGAAGGCCGAGAAGGGTGCAAGGAAGAGGTTGAAGATCACTGATGACGGCCGCCGTCACGGTCCGAGCCCGAGCGACTGCGGTGATGACGGTGGCGACGGCGCCACCAGAAAGAAGCTCCGGGTCACGAAGGAGCAGTCGACCCTGCTCGAAGACACCTTCCGTGCCCACAACATACTATCCCAT GCTCAGAAGCACGAGCTCGCGCGGCAGGTGAATCTAAGCCCGAGACAGGTGGAAGTGTGGTTCCAAAATAGGAGGGCCAG AACAAAGATGAAGCAGACGGAGGTGGACTGCGAGCTCCTGAAGCGCTGCTGCGAGAGCCTGACCGGCGAGAACCAGCGTCTGAAGCACGAGCTCATGGAGCTGCAGCggtcggtggcggcggcggcagctggaCTCTACGTCCGGTTCCCGCGGGCCAAGGCGATGGCGAGCATCTGCCCGTCCTGCGACAAGGTCACCGTGATGAGCGGTGGCGAGACGAGCAAAAGCTCCAGCTACTCATCCTAA